One segment of Alnus glutinosa chromosome 2, dhAlnGlut1.1, whole genome shotgun sequence DNA contains the following:
- the LOC133862083 gene encoding monooxygenase 1-like isoform X2 — translation MDKVEEIEIIISGGGICGLATALALHRKGIKSLVLEKSESLRATGAGITIRTNGWRALDQLGVGSNLRKTALHLQRKGAETRCLRRSDLITSLAESLPPGTIRLGCQVLSVSQDPLTSYSIIQLQNGSSMKAKVLIGCDGANSVVANFLQLKQPKLLPLSEVRGFTKFANGHDFGYEFVQVWGDDSIIGRIPVDSQLVYWFVTLKVNPKGSAVAKDPELIHQLALESTKGFPAELVGMITNCDRDSLSLTRLRYRAPWEILVGSFRKGTVTVAGDAMHVMGPFLGQGGSAGIEDAIVLARCLAQKMHEIDVKTDGRQVIVHKVGEAFDEYVKERRMRLVWLSTQTYLCSLQVKPPSLLVGFVCNILIMALFSDSTAHTQFDCGHL, via the exons atggataaagtAGAAGAGATAGAGATCATAATATCCGGCGGTGGCATTTGCGGCCTTGCTACTGCTCTTGCTCTTCAcag GAAAGGTATTAAGAGTTTGGTTTTAGAAAAATCGGAGTCACTGCGGGCCACCGGAGCAGGTATAACTATCCGGACAAATGGTTGGCGTGCCCTTGATCAGCTTGGCGTTGGCTCAAACCTCAGAAAAACTGCCCTCCATTTACAACG GAAAGGGGCAGAAACTCGATGCTTGAGGCGGAGTGATCTCATCACAAGCCTTGCAGAAAGCTTGCCTCCAGGCACAATACGGCTTGGATGCCAAGTACTCTCGGTTTCACAAGACCCGTTAACTTCCTATTCAATCATTCAACTCCAAAATGGAAGTTCCATGAAGGCTAAG GTTCTGATTGGATGCGATGGAGCCAACTCAGTCGTTGCAAACTTTCTTCAGCTAAAACAACCAAAGCTTTTGCCATTATCAGAGGTTAGAGGTTTTACCAAGTTTGCAAATGGTCATGATTTCGGCTACGAATTTGTCCAAGTCTGGGGCGACGACAGTATAATTGGAAGGATTCCAGTTGACAGTCAGTTGGTCTATTGGTTTGTAACTCTGAAAGTGAATCCCAAAG GTTCAGCCGTTGCAAAGGATCCAGAGCTCATTCACCAGCTGGCTCTTGAGTCAACTAAAGGTTTCCCTGCAGAACTGGTTGGCATGATAACAAACTGTGACCgcgattctctctctctcacacgctTAAGATATCGTGCGCCGTGGGAGATACTAGTCGGGAGTTTTCGAAAAGGGACGGTGACGGTGGCCGGGGATGCCATGCATGTGATGGGTCCGTTCTTGGGACAGGGTGGCTCAGCAGGCATAGAAGACGCAATTGTCTTGGCAAGATGCTTGGCACAAAAGATGCATGAAATTGATGTTAAAACAGATGGAAGGCAAGTGATAGTCCACAAAGTTGGAGAAGCATTCGATGAATATGTGAAAGAACGGAGGATGAGATTGGTGTGGCTGTCAACACAAACTTATCTATGTAGTTTGCAAGTCAAACCTCCATCGTTGCTAGTTGGATTTGTATGTAACATCTTGATAATGGCTCTCTTTAGTGACTCAACTGCTCATACTCAATTTGACTGTGGCCACCTTTAG
- the LOC133862083 gene encoding monooxygenase 1-like isoform X1, with the protein MDKVEEIEIIISGGGICGLATALALHRKGIKSLVLEKSESLRATGAGITIRTNGWRALDQLGVGSNLRKTALHLQRAQDIWLTNGKQQEMSLGKGAETRCLRRSDLITSLAESLPPGTIRLGCQVLSVSQDPLTSYSIIQLQNGSSMKAKVLIGCDGANSVVANFLQLKQPKLLPLSEVRGFTKFANGHDFGYEFVQVWGDDSIIGRIPVDSQLVYWFVTLKVNPKGSAVAKDPELIHQLALESTKGFPAELVGMITNCDRDSLSLTRLRYRAPWEILVGSFRKGTVTVAGDAMHVMGPFLGQGGSAGIEDAIVLARCLAQKMHEIDVKTDGRQVIVHKVGEAFDEYVKERRMRLVWLSTQTYLCSLQVKPPSLLVGFVCNILIMALFSDSTAHTQFDCGHL; encoded by the exons atggataaagtAGAAGAGATAGAGATCATAATATCCGGCGGTGGCATTTGCGGCCTTGCTACTGCTCTTGCTCTTCAcag GAAAGGTATTAAGAGTTTGGTTTTAGAAAAATCGGAGTCACTGCGGGCCACCGGAGCAGGTATAACTATCCGGACAAATGGTTGGCGTGCCCTTGATCAGCTTGGCGTTGGCTCAAACCTCAGAAAAACTGCCCTCCATTTACAACG GGCACAAGACATATGGCTTACTAACGGCAAGCAACAAGAAATGTCCCTCGG GAAAGGGGCAGAAACTCGATGCTTGAGGCGGAGTGATCTCATCACAAGCCTTGCAGAAAGCTTGCCTCCAGGCACAATACGGCTTGGATGCCAAGTACTCTCGGTTTCACAAGACCCGTTAACTTCCTATTCAATCATTCAACTCCAAAATGGAAGTTCCATGAAGGCTAAG GTTCTGATTGGATGCGATGGAGCCAACTCAGTCGTTGCAAACTTTCTTCAGCTAAAACAACCAAAGCTTTTGCCATTATCAGAGGTTAGAGGTTTTACCAAGTTTGCAAATGGTCATGATTTCGGCTACGAATTTGTCCAAGTCTGGGGCGACGACAGTATAATTGGAAGGATTCCAGTTGACAGTCAGTTGGTCTATTGGTTTGTAACTCTGAAAGTGAATCCCAAAG GTTCAGCCGTTGCAAAGGATCCAGAGCTCATTCACCAGCTGGCTCTTGAGTCAACTAAAGGTTTCCCTGCAGAACTGGTTGGCATGATAACAAACTGTGACCgcgattctctctctctcacacgctTAAGATATCGTGCGCCGTGGGAGATACTAGTCGGGAGTTTTCGAAAAGGGACGGTGACGGTGGCCGGGGATGCCATGCATGTGATGGGTCCGTTCTTGGGACAGGGTGGCTCAGCAGGCATAGAAGACGCAATTGTCTTGGCAAGATGCTTGGCACAAAAGATGCATGAAATTGATGTTAAAACAGATGGAAGGCAAGTGATAGTCCACAAAGTTGGAGAAGCATTCGATGAATATGTGAAAGAACGGAGGATGAGATTGGTGTGGCTGTCAACACAAACTTATCTATGTAGTTTGCAAGTCAAACCTCCATCGTTGCTAGTTGGATTTGTATGTAACATCTTGATAATGGCTCTCTTTAGTGACTCAACTGCTCATACTCAATTTGACTGTGGCCACCTTTAG
- the LOC133862084 gene encoding monooxygenase 1-like, giving the protein MENETCRGRQESSPLQRLYRLIYMSISVHAGGKKRGVECLLIEKTEQVAERKIEIEMEGVEEMEIVIVGGGICGLATALALHRKGIASVVLERSESLRATGGGIGIQANGWRALEQLGIASELRQTALTFQLARAMWLDSGKQKESPVSDGEFRCVERSKLVELLAAHLPVGTIRFGCDIISIKLDAHTSTPILDMHDGSIIKAKVVIGCDGGNSVIGDFLELKPPKLLSKVCSVRGFTNYPNGHGFGTDGMRQMKGQVMLGRATITETLVYWTVLVQVYPQDSNVWKDPKLIRQFALELTEGFPTEMTEMINGSDDNSLSLTHIRYREPWDVLLGRFRKGSVTVAGDAMHIMGPFLGQGGSAALEDAVVLARCLAPKLHEVNLERNGRETMVVQKVGEALDAYVKERRMRLVWLSAQTYLAGKLLVDSSPLPLKLLSIVVMAALFRDPGGHSRYDCGRL; this is encoded by the exons ATGGAAAATGAAACTTGCCGTGGAAGGCAAGAGAGCAGCCCTCTCCAACGTCTCTATAGACTTATATATATGAGTATATCCGTGCATGCCGGTGGAAAGAAAAGAGGTGTCGAGTGCTTATTGATAGAGAAAACAGAGCAAGTAGCAGAAAGAAAGATCGAGATCGAAATGGAAGGAGTTGAAGAGATGGAGATTGTAATCGTCGGAGGTGGCATCTGTGGGCTTGCCACCGCACTTGCTCTTCATAG GAAGGGTATTGCAAGTGTAGTCTTGGAAAGATCAGAGTCTCTGAGAGCAACTGGAGGCGGTATTGGTATTCAGGCTAATGGTTGGCGTGCCCTTGAGCAGCTGGGTATTGCTTCAGAGCTCAGACAAACTGCCCTCACTTTTCAACT GGCACGGGCCATGTGGCTTGACAGTGGAAAGCAGAAAGAATCACCCGTCTC GGATGGAGAATTTCGGTGTGTAGAACGGAGTAAATTAGTTGAATTGCTGGCAGCTCATCTGCCGGTTGGCACAATTCGGTTTGGATGCGACATAATCTCAATCAAATTGGACGCACACACTTCAACTCCAATCCTTGATATGCATGATGGAAGCATAATTAAGGCTAAG GTTGTGATTGGATGTGATGGAGGCAACTCAGTGATTGGGGATTTTCTGGAGCTAAAGCCTCCGAAGCTTTTATCCAAAGTATGTTCGGTGAGAGGCTTTACAAATTATCCAAATGGGCATGGATTTGGGACCGATGGCATGCGCCAAATGAAGGGTCAAGTCATGCTTGGAAGAGCTACTATTACTGAAACGTTGGTTTACTGGACCGTACTTGTGCAAGTTTACCCTCAAG ATTCAAATGTTTGGAAAGATCCAAAGCTTATTAGACAGTTTGCTTTGGAGTTAACAGAAGGCTTCCCTACAGAGATGACAGAGATGATTAATGGCAGTGACGACAATTCACTGTCTCTCACACACATAAGATATCGTGAGCCATGGGACGTACTATTGGGAAGGTTTCGGAAAGGAAGCGTGACTGTAGCAGGGGATGCAATGCATATAATGGGCCCGTTCCTTGGTCAGGGTGGCTCGGCAGCTCTTGAAGATGCTGTTGTGCTTGCTAGATGCTTGGCTCCGAAGTTGCATGAggtgaacttggaaagaaatggAAGGGAGACGATGGTCGTGCAAAAAGTTGGAGAGGCACTGGACGCGTATGTGAAGGAGAGGAGGATGAGACTCGTGTGGTTGTCTGCACAAACTTATCTCGCGGGGAAATTATTGGTTGATTCTTCGCCGTTGCCATTGAAGTTGCTTTCTATCGTCGTCATGGCTGCTCTCTTTAGAGACCCAGGTGGTCATAGTCGATATGATTGTGGCCGCCTTTAA
- the LOC133860430 gene encoding uncharacterized protein LOC133860430 yields the protein MPSKLLSGNGISKKFPHTTSQSNSKPVFLSCFAFVSREIWLRRQEIEGAEIFKISKDKEVKKKVNQNASEEDLKKAYKRLAMKWYPDKNPASKREAEAKFKQIFEAYDVLSDPQRQIYDVYGEEGSSLTEE from the exons ATGCCGTCGAAGCTGTTGTCCGGGAACGGCATCTCCAAGAAGTTCCCGCACACGACCTCACAGAGCAACTCCAAGCCAGTCTTCTTGTCTTGCTTCGCGTTTGTTTCTCGGGAAATTTGGTTGAGACGACAAGAGATTGAAGGCgctgaaattttcaaaatttctaaagacaaagaagtgaagaagaag GTGAACCAGAACGCGAGCGAGGAGGACCTGAAGAAGGCGTACAAGAGGCTGGCGATGAAATGGTATCCGGACAAGAACCCGGCAAGCAAGAGGGAGGCGGAGGCCAAGTTTAAGCAGATCTTTGAGGCCTATGACGTGCTCAGCGACCCTCAACGTCAGATCTACGACGTCTACGGCGAGGAGGGGTCAAGTTTAACTGAAGAGTGA
- the LOC133862086 gene encoding monooxygenase 1-like isoform X2, with protein sequence MEGVEEMEIVIVGGGICGLATALALHRKGIASVILERSESLRATGGGIAVHTNGWRALEQLGIASELRQTALTLQLARTIWLDSGKQQESPVSEGEARCVERSKLVELLAAHLPVGTIRFGCHIISIKLDAHTSTPILDMHDGSIIKAKIVIGCDGGNSVIGDFLELKPPKLLSACAVRGFTNYPNGHGFAPEYIRQKKGQVLLGRSPVNDTLVFWFVVPQVYPQDSNVWKDPKLIRQFALELTEGFPTEMTEMINGSDENSLSLTHLRYREPWDVLLGRFRKGSVTVAGDAMHIMGPFLGQGGSASVEDAVVLARCLAPKLREVNLETNGREMTVVQKVGEALDAYVKERRMRLVWLSTQTYLMGKLLLDSSLLPVKLLTLVVVLALFRDPVGHSRYDCGRL encoded by the exons ATGGAAGGAGTTGAAGAGATGGAGATTGTAATAGTCGGAGGTGGCATCTGTGGGCTCGCCACCGCACTTGCTCTTCACAG AAAGGGTATTGCAAGTGTAATCTTGGAAAGATCAGAGTCTCTGAGAGCAACTGGAGGCGGTATTGCTGTTCACACTAATGGCTGGCGTGCCCTTGAGCAGCTGGGTATTGCTTCAGAGCTCAGACAAACCGCCCTCACTCTTCAATT GGCACGGACCATATGGCTTGATAGTGGGAAGCAACAAGAATCACCCGTCTC GGAAGGAGAAGCTCGGTGTGTAGAACGGAGTAAATTAGTTGAATTGCTGGCAGCTCATCTGCCGGTTGGCACAATTCGGTTTGGATGCCACATAATCTCAATCAAATTGGACGCACACACTTCAACTCCAATCCTTGATATGCATGATGGAAGCATAATTAAGGCTAAG ATTGTGATTGGATGTGATGGAGGCAACTCAGTGATCGGGGATTTTCTGGAACTAAAGCCCCCGAAGCTTTTATCTGCATGTGCGGTGAGAGGCTTTACAAATTATCCAAATGGGCATGGATTTGCCCCCGAATACATACGCCAAAAAAAGGGTCAAGTCCTGCTTGGAAGATCTCCTGTTAATGACACGTTGGTTTTCTGGTTTGTAGTTCCGCAAGTTTACCCTCAAG ATTCAAATGTTTGGAAAGATCCAAAGCTTATTAGACAGTTTGCTTTGGAGTTAACAGAAGGCTTCCCTACAGAGATGACTGAGATGATTAATGGCAGTGATGAGAATTCACTGTCTCTCACACACCTGAGATATCGTGAGCCATGGGACGTACTATTGGGAAGGTTTCGGAAAGGAAGCGTGACTGTAGCGGGGGATGCAATGCATATAATGGGTCCGTTCCTTGGTCAGGGTGGCTCGGCAAGTGTTGAAGATGCTGTTGTGCTTGCCAGATGCTTGGCTCCGAAGTTGCGTGAGGTGAACTTGGAAACAAATGGAAGGGAGATGACGGTCGTGCAAAAAGTTGGAGAGGCACTGGACGCGTATGTGAAGGAGAGGAGGATGAGACTCGTGTGGTTGTCTACACAAACTTATCTCATGGGGAAATTATTGCTTGATTCTTCGCTGTTGCCGGTGAAGTTGCTTACTCTCGTCGTCGTGCTTGCTCTCTTTAGAGACCCAGTTGGTCATAGTCGATATGATTGTGGCCGCCTTTAA
- the LOC133862086 gene encoding monooxygenase 1-like isoform X1, protein MEGVEEMEIVIVGGGICGLATALALHRKGIASVILERSESLRATGGGIAVHTNGWRALEQLGIASELRQTALTLQFLSQKVVERPSVEVHWTTVGSRDHCLSTSDHRQITLGSLSLMARTIWLDSGKQQESPVSEGEARCVERSKLVELLAAHLPVGTIRFGCHIISIKLDAHTSTPILDMHDGSIIKAKIVIGCDGGNSVIGDFLELKPPKLLSACAVRGFTNYPNGHGFAPEYIRQKKGQVLLGRSPVNDTLVFWFVVPQVYPQDSNVWKDPKLIRQFALELTEGFPTEMTEMINGSDENSLSLTHLRYREPWDVLLGRFRKGSVTVAGDAMHIMGPFLGQGGSASVEDAVVLARCLAPKLREVNLETNGREMTVVQKVGEALDAYVKERRMRLVWLSTQTYLMGKLLLDSSLLPVKLLTLVVVLALFRDPVGHSRYDCGRL, encoded by the exons ATGGAAGGAGTTGAAGAGATGGAGATTGTAATAGTCGGAGGTGGCATCTGTGGGCTCGCCACCGCACTTGCTCTTCACAG AAAGGGTATTGCAAGTGTAATCTTGGAAAGATCAGAGTCTCTGAGAGCAACTGGAGGCGGTATTGCTGTTCACACTAATGGCTGGCGTGCCCTTGAGCAGCTGGGTATTGCTTCAGAGCTCAGACAAACCGCCCTCACTCTTCAATT CCTATCGCAAAAAGTTGTCGAACGACCGTCGGTTGAAGTTCATTGGACCACAGTCGGAAGTCGCGACCACTGCCTGAGTACATCAGATCACAGACAGATCACTCTTGGATCTCTTAGCCTTAT GGCACGGACCATATGGCTTGATAGTGGGAAGCAACAAGAATCACCCGTCTC GGAAGGAGAAGCTCGGTGTGTAGAACGGAGTAAATTAGTTGAATTGCTGGCAGCTCATCTGCCGGTTGGCACAATTCGGTTTGGATGCCACATAATCTCAATCAAATTGGACGCACACACTTCAACTCCAATCCTTGATATGCATGATGGAAGCATAATTAAGGCTAAG ATTGTGATTGGATGTGATGGAGGCAACTCAGTGATCGGGGATTTTCTGGAACTAAAGCCCCCGAAGCTTTTATCTGCATGTGCGGTGAGAGGCTTTACAAATTATCCAAATGGGCATGGATTTGCCCCCGAATACATACGCCAAAAAAAGGGTCAAGTCCTGCTTGGAAGATCTCCTGTTAATGACACGTTGGTTTTCTGGTTTGTAGTTCCGCAAGTTTACCCTCAAG ATTCAAATGTTTGGAAAGATCCAAAGCTTATTAGACAGTTTGCTTTGGAGTTAACAGAAGGCTTCCCTACAGAGATGACTGAGATGATTAATGGCAGTGATGAGAATTCACTGTCTCTCACACACCTGAGATATCGTGAGCCATGGGACGTACTATTGGGAAGGTTTCGGAAAGGAAGCGTGACTGTAGCGGGGGATGCAATGCATATAATGGGTCCGTTCCTTGGTCAGGGTGGCTCGGCAAGTGTTGAAGATGCTGTTGTGCTTGCCAGATGCTTGGCTCCGAAGTTGCGTGAGGTGAACTTGGAAACAAATGGAAGGGAGATGACGGTCGTGCAAAAAGTTGGAGAGGCACTGGACGCGTATGTGAAGGAGAGGAGGATGAGACTCGTGTGGTTGTCTACACAAACTTATCTCATGGGGAAATTATTGCTTGATTCTTCGCTGTTGCCGGTGAAGTTGCTTACTCTCGTCGTCGTGCTTGCTCTCTTTAGAGACCCAGTTGGTCATAGTCGATATGATTGTGGCCGCCTTTAA
- the LOC133860431 gene encoding zinc finger BED domain-containing protein RICESLEEPER 1-like has protein sequence MAIKVKMKYDKYWGDFEKINPLLFVASVLDPRYKMVILEFWFTSNVSEEKAKKITTKLKNALEQLYDHYDKNVGVGGSRNGLSNEDQSCEISASMPLDAARAAHAGRNRKDALKDFHSFWASKNLLLCQTEIERYFAEDVEPPCETFDALMWWKINSGKFPVLSEVARDVLAIPITIVASELAFSTGGRVIDPFRSSLAPKTVEALICTQYWLRSSWVSEHDELHQTTVEDEDSYKLDLEIMSDSITFDN, from the exons ATGGCGATCAAGGTGAAAATGAAATATGACAAGTATTGGGGAGACTTTGAAAAAATTAACCCCCTGTTGTTTGTCGCTTCTGTGCTTGATCCACGTTACAAGATGGTcattttagaattttggttcaCGAGTAATGTAAGTGAAGAAAAAGCAAAGAAGATTACCACCAAATTGAAGAATGCCTTGGAGCAGTTGTATGATCACTATGATAAAAATGTTGGAGTAGGAGGAAGTAGAAACGGGTTGTCAAATGAAGATCAGAGTTGTGAAATTTCAGCCTCAATGCCACTGGATGCAGCCCGTGCGGCCCATGCGGGTAGAAATAGGAAAGATGCTTTAAaagacttccattcattttGGGCGTccaaaaatttgttgttgtGTCAAACAGAGATAGAACGATATTTTGCAGAAGATGTTGAGCCACCTTGTGAAACTTTTGATGCTTTGATGTGGTGGAAGATAAATTCAGGAAAGTTTCCGGTTCTATCTGAGGTAGCACGAGATGTCTTGGCAATTCCAATTACCATTGTTGCTTCTGAGTTAGCATTTAGCACTGGAGGTCGCGTCATTGATCCTTTTCGGAGTTCTTTAGCTCCGAAAACAGTGGAGGCTCTTATATGCACTCAATATTGGTTGAGATCTTCTTGGGTCAGTGAGCATGATGAGTTACATCAAACTactgttgaagatgaagatagctacaagcttgacttag AAATTATGTCTGACTCCATCACATTTGACAATTGA